From a region of the Azospirillum formosense genome:
- a CDS encoding diguanylate cyclase, with amino-acid sequence MTDARSKILVVDDIPSNVHVLSRILKDEHDIYFATDGAKALELVQSRLPDLVLLDIMMPGMDGYEVCSRIKADPITRDIPVIFISAKSEVEDETYGLEVGAIDFISKPISPPIVKARVRNHLLLKRQTDLLRTLSFNDGLTGIANRRRFDEVLLREWRRCGRVQLPLSLIMLDVDQFKPYNDHYGHQAGDECLRAVAQLLAEQMMRPGDLIARYGGEEFVCLLPETDEDGAVQVAERLRRTVAGQRLPHAVSHVADHITISLGVATARPLLDDTPDRLTQLADGLLYEAKRAGRNRVCSAGAEVAV; translated from the coding sequence ATGACCGATGCACGCTCAAAGATCCTGGTGGTCGACGACATTCCGTCGAACGTGCATGTGCTGAGTCGCATCCTGAAGGACGAGCACGACATCTATTTCGCGACCGACGGGGCGAAGGCGCTGGAGCTGGTGCAGTCCCGGCTGCCCGATCTCGTGCTGCTGGACATCATGATGCCGGGGATGGACGGCTATGAGGTCTGCTCGCGGATCAAGGCCGATCCGATCACCCGCGACATCCCGGTCATCTTCATCTCGGCCAAGAGCGAGGTGGAGGACGAGACCTACGGGTTGGAGGTCGGGGCCATCGACTTCATCTCCAAGCCGATCAGCCCGCCCATCGTCAAGGCCCGCGTGCGCAACCATCTGCTGCTGAAACGGCAGACCGACCTGCTGCGCACCCTGTCCTTCAACGACGGCCTGACCGGCATCGCCAACCGCCGCCGCTTCGACGAGGTGCTGCTGCGCGAATGGCGGCGCTGTGGGCGGGTGCAGCTTCCGCTGTCGCTGATCATGCTCGATGTCGACCAGTTCAAGCCCTACAACGACCATTACGGCCATCAGGCGGGCGACGAGTGCCTGCGCGCGGTGGCCCAGCTCCTGGCCGAGCAGATGATGAGGCCGGGCGACCTGATCGCCCGCTACGGCGGCGAGGAGTTCGTCTGCCTGCTCCCCGAGACCGACGAGGACGGGGCGGTCCAGGTGGCCGAGCGCCTGCGCCGGACGGTGGCCGGGCAGCGCCTGCCCCACGCGGTGTCCCATGTCGCCGACCACATCACCATCAGCCTGGGCGTCGCCACCGCCCGCCCGCTGCTGGACGACACCCCCGACCGGCTGACCCAGCTCGCCGACGGCCTGCTCTACGAGGCCAAGCGGGCGGGCCGCAACCGCGTGTGCAGCGCCGGTGCGGAGGTTGCGGTATAA
- a CDS encoding molybdopterin-binding protein, whose product MTAARAGDHTAAGNRPPNAATPSDVRGRGFASRAALPLMEGWIDAAVAPLPPRAVPLTGLAAALAEGVVLAAPLTAPGDWPPADRAARDGVAVASSDTLGAGSYNPVPLPGAATVAAGEPMPPGTDAVLPVEALQADGPFVEALDSAAPGDGVERRGDGLRAGTVLLTAGHRLRPQDLGLLAALGVDTLQVGARPRVRIVLAGGPRSGPDTLGAMLTALVARDGGVAELVGPLPADRAALAAAYAAPGADLLISAGRTGVGEDDVAPLALADAGALALHGVALRPGDSAALGTAGGVPAVLLPGEPMACLTAYELLAGRAVRRLAGRDPALPHPAVPAVAVRKLVSEIGCTELHRVRRTADGLVEPVASPNRPGLAGAVLADGFVLIPAESEGVPAGATVTLRCFDGTSL is encoded by the coding sequence ATGACCGCGGCCAGAGCCGGAGACCACACCGCGGCCGGGAACCGGCCTCCCAACGCAGCGACTCCGTCCGACGTGCGCGGGCGCGGCTTTGCGAGCCGGGCCGCCCTGCCGCTCATGGAGGGGTGGATCGACGCCGCCGTCGCCCCTCTGCCGCCGCGCGCCGTGCCTCTTACCGGGCTCGCCGCCGCGCTGGCGGAGGGGGTGGTTCTCGCCGCCCCGCTGACCGCGCCGGGGGATTGGCCGCCCGCCGACCGGGCCGCCCGCGACGGGGTGGCGGTCGCCTCCAGCGACACGCTCGGCGCCGGCTCCTACAACCCGGTGCCGCTGCCGGGCGCCGCAACGGTGGCGGCGGGGGAACCGATGCCGCCGGGGACCGACGCGGTCCTTCCCGTGGAGGCCCTGCAGGCCGACGGCCCCTTCGTCGAGGCGCTGGACAGCGCCGCCCCCGGCGACGGGGTGGAGCGGCGGGGCGACGGCCTGCGCGCCGGGACGGTCCTGCTGACCGCCGGGCACCGGCTGCGCCCGCAGGATCTGGGGCTGCTCGCCGCGCTGGGGGTCGACACGCTGCAGGTCGGCGCCCGCCCGCGGGTGCGGATCGTGCTGGCCGGGGGGCCGCGGTCCGGTCCCGACACGCTGGGCGCCATGCTCACCGCTCTGGTGGCGCGGGACGGCGGCGTGGCGGAGCTGGTGGGGCCGCTGCCGGCGGACCGCGCCGCGCTGGCCGCCGCCTACGCGGCCCCCGGCGCCGACCTGCTGATCTCCGCCGGGCGCACCGGGGTGGGGGAGGACGACGTGGCCCCGCTGGCCCTGGCCGACGCGGGGGCGCTGGCCCTGCACGGCGTGGCCCTGCGCCCCGGCGATTCGGCGGCGCTGGGGACGGCCGGCGGCGTGCCCGCCGTCCTGCTGCCCGGCGAGCCGATGGCCTGTTTGACGGCCTATGAGCTGCTGGCCGGGCGGGCGGTACGCCGTCTGGCCGGGCGGGACCCGGCGCTGCCGCACCCGGCGGTTCCCGCCGTGGCGGTGCGCAAGCTGGTGTCGGAGATCGGCTGCACCGAACTCCATCGCGTGCGTCGGACGGCGGATGGGCTGGTCGAGCCGGTCGCCTCCCCGAACCGGCCGGGTCTGGCCGGGGCGGTGCTGGCCGACGGCTTCGTGCTGATCCCGGCGGAAAGCGAGGGCGTCCCGGCGGGGGCGACCGTGACCCTGCGCTGTTTTGACGGTACAAGTCTCTGA